One window of the Streptomyces asoensis genome contains the following:
- a CDS encoding DUF6126 family protein, with protein sequence MKDIEEKFPRTLWIRLIIYIAVGHVFAAFLWLLFEVGANQ encoded by the coding sequence ATGAAGGACATCGAGGAGAAGTTTCCCCGCACCCTATGGATCCGGCTGATCATCTACATCGCGGTGGGACACGTCTTCGCGGCGTTCCTCTGGCTGCTGTTCGAGGTGGGCGCCAACCAGTAG
- the dxs gene encoding 1-deoxy-D-xylulose-5-phosphate synthase: MTILENIRQPRDLKALSEAELGELSEEIREFLVHAVARTGGHLGPNLGVVELTVALHRVFESPVDRVLWDTGHQSYVHKLLTGRQDFSKLRGKGGLSGYPSREESEHDVIENSHASTVLGWADGLAKARQVQGEKGHVVAVIGDGALTGGMAWEALNNIAAAKDRPLIIVVNDNERSYAPTIGGLANHLAALRTTDGYEKVLAWGKDVLLRTPVVGHTVYESLHGAKKGFKDAFAPQGMFEDLGLKYLGPIDGHDIKAVESALRRAKRFHGPVLVHCLTEKGRGYEPALAHEEDHFHTVGAMDPLTCEPLAPAGGPSWTSVFGDEIVRIGEERDDVVAITAAMLHPVGLGRFAERFPDRVWDVGIAEQHAAVSAAGLATGGLHPVVAVYATFLNRAFDQLLMDVALHRCGVTFVLDRAGVTGVDGASHNGMWDMSVLQVVPGLRIAAPRDAEQLRAQLREAVAVDDAPTLVRFPKESVGPEVPAVGRVGGMDVLHHGDRAEVLLVAVGVMAPVCLQAAELLEARGVACTVVDPRWVKPVDPALPGLAAEHRLVAVVEDNSRAAGVGSAVALALGDADVDVPVRRFGIPEQFLAHAKRGEVLADIGLTPVEVAGRISASLAARDVRSVDAPVTGPVKEKAE, translated from the coding sequence GTGACGATCCTGGAGAACATCCGGCAACCACGCGACCTGAAGGCGCTGTCCGAGGCGGAACTCGGTGAACTGTCAGAAGAGATCAGGGAGTTCCTGGTGCACGCGGTCGCCAGGACCGGCGGACACCTGGGGCCCAACCTGGGTGTGGTCGAACTGACCGTCGCGCTCCACCGGGTCTTCGAGTCGCCGGTCGACCGCGTCCTGTGGGACACCGGACACCAGAGCTATGTGCACAAGCTTCTGACCGGGCGTCAGGACTTCTCCAAACTGCGCGGCAAGGGCGGCCTGTCCGGCTACCCCTCCCGTGAGGAGTCCGAGCACGACGTCATCGAGAACAGCCACGCCTCCACCGTCCTCGGCTGGGCCGACGGTCTCGCCAAGGCCCGCCAGGTGCAGGGCGAGAAGGGCCATGTGGTCGCGGTCATCGGCGACGGCGCGCTCACCGGCGGCATGGCCTGGGAGGCGCTGAACAACATCGCGGCCGCCAAGGACCGGCCGCTGATCATCGTCGTCAACGACAACGAGCGCTCGTACGCGCCGACCATCGGCGGACTCGCCAACCACCTGGCGGCCCTGCGCACGACCGACGGCTACGAGAAGGTGCTGGCCTGGGGGAAGGACGTACTGCTGCGCACCCCGGTCGTCGGCCACACGGTCTACGAGTCGCTGCACGGCGCGAAGAAGGGCTTCAAGGACGCGTTCGCGCCGCAGGGCATGTTCGAGGACCTCGGCCTGAAGTACCTCGGCCCCATCGACGGGCACGACATCAAGGCCGTCGAGTCCGCGCTGCGGCGGGCCAAGCGCTTCCACGGGCCGGTGCTGGTGCACTGCCTGACCGAGAAGGGCCGCGGGTACGAGCCCGCCCTCGCGCACGAGGAGGACCACTTCCACACCGTCGGAGCGATGGACCCCCTCACCTGCGAGCCGCTCGCGCCCGCCGGCGGCCCGTCCTGGACGTCCGTCTTCGGCGACGAGATCGTGCGGATCGGCGAGGAACGCGACGACGTGGTGGCGATCACCGCGGCGATGCTGCATCCGGTGGGACTCGGCAGGTTCGCCGAGCGCTTCCCGGACCGCGTGTGGGACGTCGGCATAGCCGAACAGCACGCGGCCGTGAGCGCGGCCGGCCTGGCGACCGGTGGCCTGCACCCCGTCGTCGCCGTCTACGCCACCTTCCTCAACCGGGCCTTCGACCAGCTGCTGATGGACGTGGCCCTGCACCGCTGCGGGGTCACGTTCGTGCTGGACCGGGCCGGCGTCACCGGCGTGGACGGGGCCTCCCACAACGGCATGTGGGACATGTCCGTGCTCCAGGTCGTCCCGGGACTGCGCATCGCGGCCCCCCGCGACGCCGAGCAGCTGCGCGCGCAACTGCGGGAGGCGGTCGCGGTGGACGACGCGCCGACCCTGGTCCGCTTCCCGAAGGAGTCGGTCGGACCGGAGGTGCCGGCCGTCGGCCGGGTGGGCGGCATGGACGTGCTGCACCACGGCGACCGCGCGGAGGTGCTTCTGGTGGCCGTCGGCGTCATGGCGCCGGTGTGCCTCCAGGCCGCCGAGCTGCTGGAGGCCCGGGGCGTCGCCTGCACGGTCGTCGACCCCCGTTGGGTGAAGCCCGTCGACCCGGCCCTGCCCGGCCTCGCCGCCGAGCACCGGCTGGTGGCCGTCGTCGAGGACAACAGCCGTGCCGCCGGTGTCGGATCGGCGGTGGCGCTGGCCCTGGGCGACGCCGACGTCGACGTGCCCGTACGGCGGTTCGGGATCCCGGAGCAGTTCCTCGCGCACGCCAAGCGCGGCGAGGTGCTCGCCGACATCGGCCTCACCCCCGTCGAGGTGGCCGGCCGGATCAGCGCGAGCCTGGCGGCCAGGGATGTCCGGTCCGTCGACGCTCCGGTGACCGGCCCAGTCAAGGAGAAAGCTGAATGA
- a CDS encoding alpha-galactosidase translates to MPEIADNGRTWLLSGPTSSYALHLTEADELVHLHWGPGIALADAEALAILPPSERGASFESPLDGREEYPVEGGPRFVRPALSVRTDERRGTEWSFEDFEADGDELRLRFRDAGLAVTLHYRMRGDVVERWTTLRNDGERPLELLRADSATWTLPERDDWRLSQLHGRWAAESRLTRAPLTYGEKVIGSRRGHTGHQHLPWVALDTDATEERGEVYGCALGWSGSWRIAVAQLPDARVQITGGAGYDDSGLLRLAAGESFTTPVFAGLWSDAGFGGASRTWHAYQRAYVVPDAEQHRPVLFNSWEATYFDISEEQQGALARRAAAIGVELFVVDDGWFGARTGDHAGLGDWRPNPDRFPNGLKPLADQVHALGMQFGIWVEPEMVNPDSELYRAHPDWVQFQSGRKRTEFRNQLMLNLAREDVQEYLWEQLHGLLSSAPVDYVKWDFNRCFTDAGWPDDPYPQRLWVDHVRALYALLDRLRAAHPEVAFESCSGGGGRIDLGIMSRTDQVWTSDNTDPLDRLDIQHGFSQIHPARVMAAWVTDSPNAQLNGRVSSLRFRFVSAMAGVLGVGGDLSEWSEEELAEARRWVDLYKEIRPLVQQGDLYRLRPPAGGLSAVQYVRGDESVVLAWLQAQRFGEPVPALRLRGLDPTASYECRETGEVHRGAVLLHHGLRTGLRGDLDATVIRLRRI, encoded by the coding sequence ATGCCCGAGATCGCCGACAACGGCCGCACCTGGCTCCTTTCGGGGCCGACGAGCAGCTACGCCCTCCACCTCACCGAGGCCGACGAGCTGGTCCACCTGCACTGGGGTCCGGGCATCGCGCTCGCGGACGCCGAGGCGCTCGCCATCCTCCCGCCGTCGGAACGGGGGGCCTCCTTCGAGTCCCCGCTCGACGGCCGGGAGGAGTACCCGGTCGAGGGCGGCCCCCGCTTCGTCCGGCCCGCCCTGTCCGTGCGCACCGACGAGCGGCGCGGCACCGAGTGGTCCTTCGAGGACTTCGAGGCCGACGGCGACGAGCTGCGGCTGCGGTTCCGGGACGCCGGGCTGGCCGTCACCCTGCACTACCGGATGCGGGGCGATGTCGTAGAGCGCTGGACGACCCTGCGCAACGACGGTGAGCGGCCGCTGGAGCTGCTGCGCGCCGACTCCGCCACCTGGACCCTGCCCGAGCGCGACGACTGGCGGCTGTCGCAGCTGCACGGCCGCTGGGCCGCCGAGTCCCGGCTCACCCGGGCCCCCCTCACCTACGGCGAGAAGGTCATCGGCAGCCGCCGCGGCCACACCGGGCACCAGCACCTGCCCTGGGTCGCCCTGGACACCGACGCGACCGAGGAGCGTGGCGAGGTCTACGGCTGCGCCCTCGGCTGGTCGGGTTCCTGGCGGATCGCCGTCGCCCAACTCCCGGACGCGCGCGTGCAGATCACCGGAGGTGCCGGGTACGACGACTCGGGTCTGCTGCGGCTGGCCGCGGGGGAGTCCTTCACCACACCCGTCTTCGCCGGCCTGTGGAGCGACGCCGGCTTCGGCGGGGCGAGCCGCACCTGGCACGCCTACCAGCGCGCGTACGTCGTCCCGGACGCCGAACAGCACCGGCCGGTGCTGTTCAACTCCTGGGAGGCCACCTACTTCGACATCTCCGAGGAGCAGCAGGGCGCGCTCGCCCGGCGGGCCGCCGCGATCGGCGTGGAACTCTTCGTCGTCGACGACGGCTGGTTCGGGGCGCGCACCGGCGACCACGCCGGGCTCGGCGACTGGCGGCCCAACCCCGACCGGTTCCCCAACGGGCTGAAGCCGCTCGCCGACCAGGTGCACGCCCTCGGCATGCAGTTCGGCATCTGGGTCGAACCCGAGATGGTCAACCCGGACAGCGAGCTGTACCGGGCCCACCCCGACTGGGTGCAGTTCCAATCCGGACGAAAGCGGACGGAGTTCCGCAATCAGCTCATGTTGAACCTGGCGCGCGAGGACGTCCAGGAGTACCTCTGGGAGCAGCTCCACGGGCTCCTCTCCAGTGCGCCCGTCGACTATGTGAAGTGGGACTTCAACCGCTGCTTCACCGACGCCGGCTGGCCGGACGACCCCTACCCGCAGCGCCTCTGGGTCGACCACGTCCGGGCCCTGTACGCGCTCCTGGACCGGCTGCGGGCGGCCCACCCCGAAGTCGCCTTCGAGTCCTGCTCCGGCGGTGGCGGGCGCATCGACCTCGGGATCATGAGTCGCACCGACCAGGTGTGGACCTCCGACAACACCGATCCGCTCGACCGGCTCGACATCCAGCACGGCTTCAGCCAGATCCACCCCGCCCGGGTCATGGCGGCCTGGGTCACCGACAGTCCCAACGCCCAGCTCAACGGCCGGGTCAGCTCGCTGCGCTTCCGGTTCGTCAGTGCGATGGCCGGCGTGCTCGGCGTCGGCGGGGACCTCTCCGAGTGGAGCGAGGAGGAGCTCGCCGAGGCGCGTCGGTGGGTGGACCTCTACAAGGAGATCCGGCCCCTCGTGCAGCAGGGCGACCTCTACCGGCTGCGGCCCCCGGCGGGCGGCCTGAGCGCCGTCCAGTATGTGCGCGGTGACGAGAGCGTCGTCCTCGCCTGGCTCCAGGCGCAGCGGTTCGGCGAGCCCGTTCCGGCGCTGCGGCTGCGCGGGCTCGACCCGACAGCATCGTACGAATGCCGCGAAACGGGCGAAGTTCACCGGGGGGCGGTGCTGCTCCACCATGGACTGCGCACCGGACTGCGGGGCGACCTTGATGCGACGGTTATCCGGCTGCGTCGCATCTGA
- the ispG gene encoding flavodoxin-dependent (E)-4-hydroxy-3-methylbut-2-enyl-diphosphate synthase, whose translation MTAVSLGVPGMPVRPVASRRESRRIQVGPVAVGGGAPVSVQSMTTTRTSDIGATLQQIAELTASGCQIVRVACPTQDDADALATIARKSQIPVIADIHFQPKYVFAAIEAGCAAVRVNPGNIKQFDDKVKEIAKAAREHGTPIRIGVNAGSLDRRLLQKYGKATPEALVESALWEASLFEEHGFRDIKISVKHNDPVVMIEAYRQLAAQSDYPLHLGVTEAGPAFQGTIKSAVAFGALLSQGIGDTIRVSLSAPPVEEVKVGIQILESLNLKQRRLEIVSCPSCGRAQVDVYKLADEVTEGLTGMEVPLRVAVMGCVVNGPGEAREADLGVASGNGKGQIFVKGEVIKTVPESKIVETLIEEAMKIAEQMEQDGVAAGEPAVTVS comes from the coding sequence GTGACCGCCGTTTCCCTGGGCGTCCCCGGGATGCCGGTCCGGCCGGTGGCGTCGCGACGCGAGTCGCGGCGGATCCAGGTCGGTCCGGTGGCGGTCGGGGGCGGGGCCCCGGTGTCGGTGCAGTCGATGACGACGACGCGTACGTCGGACATCGGCGCCACCCTCCAGCAGATCGCCGAGCTCACCGCGTCCGGCTGCCAGATCGTCCGCGTCGCCTGCCCCACGCAGGACGACGCGGACGCCCTCGCGACGATCGCGCGCAAGTCGCAGATCCCGGTGATCGCGGACATCCACTTCCAGCCGAAGTACGTGTTCGCCGCGATCGAGGCGGGCTGCGCGGCGGTCCGGGTGAACCCCGGCAACATCAAGCAGTTCGACGACAAGGTCAAGGAGATCGCCAAGGCGGCGAGGGAGCACGGCACCCCGATCCGGATCGGGGTGAACGCCGGCTCGCTGGACCGGCGGCTGCTCCAGAAGTACGGCAAGGCGACTCCCGAGGCTCTCGTCGAGTCCGCCCTCTGGGAGGCGTCGCTCTTCGAGGAGCACGGCTTCCGCGACATCAAGATCTCGGTCAAGCACAACGACCCGGTGGTCATGATCGAGGCGTACCGGCAGCTCGCCGCGCAGAGCGACTATCCGCTGCACCTCGGGGTGACCGAGGCGGGTCCGGCGTTCCAGGGCACGATCAAGTCGGCGGTGGCGTTCGGCGCGCTGCTCTCGCAGGGCATCGGCGACACGATCCGGGTGTCGCTGAGCGCGCCGCCGGTCGAGGAGGTGAAGGTCGGCATCCAGATCCTGGAGTCCCTGAACCTCAAGCAGCGTCGGCTGGAGATCGTCTCCTGTCCGTCCTGCGGGCGGGCCCAGGTCGATGTGTACAAGCTGGCCGACGAGGTCACGGAGGGCCTCACGGGCATGGAGGTCCCGTTGCGCGTCGCCGTCATGGGGTGCGTCGTCAACGGCCCCGGCGAGGCGCGGGAGGCGGATCTGGGGGTCGCCTCCGGCAACGGCAAGGGGCAGATCTTCGTGAAGGGCGAGGTCATCAAGACCGTCCCCGAGTCGAAGATCGTGGAGACCCTCATCGAGGAGGCGATGAAGATCGCCGAGCAGATGGAACAGGACGGCGTCGCGGCGGGGGAGCCGGCCGTCACCGTGAGTTGA
- a CDS encoding tyrosine-protein phosphatase, with the protein MTQQIPSTEPELAGVRNFRDVGGLPTVDGRRVRHGVLFRSGHLAHATDEDAAFLSDLGLHTIFDFRNAADQKLEGPDVELPGVRNVNLPLSDPADGSEFWKMVRDGEIDQLRGILGDGKAAGRMIASYRSIIKERTAEHARVLHSLAEDSVPALMHCAAGKDRAGLSIAVTLLALGVEREAILADYLESNAKHRRYRVRRSATSAEAYSPEVMELLSPLFDARAEYLAAAVETIEETWGGVDAYLEEGLGLSPETRERLRDRLLD; encoded by the coding sequence GTGACGCAGCAGATCCCGTCGACCGAGCCCGAGCTGGCCGGTGTGCGCAACTTTCGGGACGTGGGCGGTCTGCCGACCGTCGACGGCCGGCGGGTGCGGCACGGCGTGCTGTTCCGCAGCGGCCATCTCGCGCACGCGACCGACGAGGACGCAGCGTTCCTCTCCGACCTGGGCCTGCACACGATCTTCGACTTCCGCAACGCCGCGGACCAGAAGCTGGAGGGCCCGGACGTCGAACTGCCGGGCGTGCGCAATGTGAACCTGCCCCTGTCGGACCCGGCGGACGGCTCCGAGTTCTGGAAGATGGTCCGCGACGGCGAGATCGACCAGCTGCGCGGGATCCTCGGCGACGGCAAGGCCGCCGGCCGGATGATCGCCTCCTACCGCTCGATCATCAAGGAGCGGACGGCCGAGCACGCGCGGGTGCTGCACTCCCTCGCCGAGGACAGCGTCCCGGCCCTGATGCACTGCGCGGCGGGCAAGGACCGCGCGGGCCTGTCCATCGCGGTGACGCTGCTCGCCCTGGGCGTGGAGCGCGAGGCGATCCTCGCCGACTACCTGGAGTCCAACGCCAAGCACCGCCGCTACCGGGTGCGCCGCAGCGCCACCTCCGCCGAGGCCTACTCCCCCGAGGTCATGGAGCTGCTCAGTCCCCTCTTCGACGCGCGCGCGGAGTACCTCGCGGCGGCCGTGGAGACCATCGAGGAGACCTGGGGCGGCGTCGACGCCTACCTGGAGGAGGGCCTGGGCCTCTCCCCCGAGACCCGTGAGCGGCTGCGGGACCGACTGCTCGACTGA
- a CDS encoding aspartate aminotransferase family protein has translation MTTEFDLGALLAERGAERYELHGRYLNHQLPRMLHTIGFDKVYERGEGAYFWDADGNDYLDMLAGFGVMGLGRHHPVVRKALHDVLDAQLADLTRFDCQPLPGLLAEKLLAHSPHLDRVFFGNSGTEAVETALKFARYATGRPRVLYCDHAFHGLTTGSLSVNGESGFRDGFAPLLADTAVPLGDLDALAGELRKGDVAALIVEPIQGKGVHEAPPGCLRAAQELLHRHKALLIADEVQTGLGRTGDFYAYQHEDGVEPDLVCVAKALSGGYVPVGATLGKDWIFKKVYSSMDRVLVHSASFGSNAQAMAAGLAVLSVLENEQIVANARATGDLLRSRLAALVDKYELLADVRGRGLMIGIEFGKPRSLKLRSRWAMLQAARKGLFAQMVVVPLLQRHRILTQVSGDHLEVIKLIPPLTVGEREVDRFVDAFTAVMDDAHSGGGLMWDFGRTLVKQAVANR, from the coding sequence ATGACCACGGAGTTCGACCTCGGCGCCCTGCTGGCCGAGCGCGGAGCCGAGCGCTACGAGCTGCACGGCAGATACCTCAACCACCAACTGCCGCGCATGCTGCACACCATCGGCTTCGACAAGGTCTACGAGCGCGGTGAGGGCGCGTACTTCTGGGACGCGGACGGGAACGACTACCTGGACATGCTGGCCGGGTTCGGGGTGATGGGGCTGGGCCGGCACCACCCCGTCGTCCGCAAGGCGCTGCACGACGTCCTCGACGCCCAGCTCGCCGACCTGACCCGCTTCGACTGCCAGCCGCTGCCCGGGCTGCTGGCCGAGAAGCTGCTCGCCCACAGTCCGCACCTGGACCGGGTGTTCTTCGGCAACAGCGGCACCGAGGCGGTGGAGACGGCGCTGAAGTTCGCCCGGTACGCCACCGGCAGGCCGAGGGTCCTGTACTGCGACCACGCCTTCCACGGGCTCACCACGGGCTCGCTGTCGGTGAACGGCGAGTCGGGATTCCGGGACGGGTTCGCGCCCCTGCTGGCCGACACGGCGGTCCCGCTCGGCGATCTCGACGCACTGGCCGGTGAGCTGAGGAAGGGAGACGTCGCCGCCCTGATCGTCGAGCCGATCCAGGGCAAGGGGGTGCACGAGGCGCCGCCCGGCTGTCTGCGGGCCGCGCAGGAGCTGCTGCACCGGCACAAGGCGCTGCTGATCGCGGACGAGGTGCAGACGGGTCTCGGCCGGACCGGCGACTTCTATGCCTACCAGCACGAGGACGGCGTCGAGCCGGACCTGGTGTGCGTGGCCAAGGCGCTGTCCGGGGGCTATGTGCCGGTCGGCGCCACGCTCGGCAAGGACTGGATCTTCAAGAAGGTCTACTCGTCGATGGACCGGGTGCTCGTGCACTCGGCGAGCTTCGGGTCCAACGCGCAGGCCATGGCGGCCGGGCTCGCGGTGCTGTCCGTGCTGGAGAACGAGCAGATCGTGGCCAACGCGCGGGCCACGGGCGACCTGCTCAGGTCCCGGCTGGCGGCGCTGGTCGACAAGTACGAGCTGCTGGCCGACGTCCGCGGCCGGGGTCTGATGATCGGTATCGAGTTCGGCAAGCCCAGGTCGCTGAAGCTGCGCAGCCGGTGGGCCATGCTCCAGGCGGCCCGCAAGGGACTCTTCGCGCAGATGGTGGTGGTACCGCTGCTCCAACGGCACCGGATCCTCACCCAGGTCTCCGGTGACCACCTGGAGGTGATCAAGCTGATCCCGCCGTTGACCGTCGGCGAGCGGGAGGTGGACCGGTTCGTCGACGCCTTCACCGCCGTGATGGACGACGCGCACAGCGGCGGCGGGCTGATGTGGGACTTCGGCAGGACGCTGGTGAAGCAGGCGGTGGCCAACCGCTGA
- the hpnH gene encoding adenosyl-hopene transferase HpnH — translation MAMPLRQSIKVATYLAEQKLRKREKFPLIVELEPLFACNLKCEGCGKIQHPAGVLKQRMPVAQAVGAVLESGAPMVSIAGGEPLMHPQIDEIVRQLVAKRKYVFLCTNAMLLRKKLDKFTPSPYFAFAVHIDGLRERHDESVAKEGVFDEAVAAIKEAKRAGFRVTTNSTFFNTDTPQTIIEVLNYLNDDLKVDEMMISPAYAYEKAPDQEHFLGVEQTRELFKKAFSGGNRRRWRLNHSPLFLDFLEGKADFPCTAWAIPNYSLFGWQRPCYLMSDGYVPTYRELIEETDWDKYGRGKDPRCANCMAHCGYEPTAVLATMGSLKESLRALRETVNGNRE, via the coding sequence ATGGCCATGCCACTGCGCCAGTCCATCAAGGTCGCTACATACCTGGCTGAACAGAAGCTCCGCAAGCGGGAGAAGTTTCCGCTCATCGTCGAGCTGGAACCGCTCTTCGCCTGCAATCTCAAGTGCGAGGGCTGCGGCAAGATCCAGCACCCGGCGGGAGTGCTCAAGCAGCGCATGCCGGTCGCCCAGGCCGTGGGCGCGGTGCTGGAGTCGGGTGCGCCGATGGTGTCCATCGCGGGCGGTGAGCCCCTGATGCATCCTCAGATCGACGAGATCGTGCGGCAGTTGGTGGCCAAGAGGAAGTACGTCTTCCTCTGCACCAACGCCATGCTGCTGCGCAAGAAGCTGGACAAGTTCACGCCCTCTCCCTACTTCGCCTTCGCCGTGCACATCGACGGGCTGCGGGAGCGGCACGACGAGTCGGTGGCCAAGGAGGGGGTGTTCGACGAGGCCGTGGCGGCCATCAAGGAGGCCAAGCGGGCGGGCTTCCGGGTGACCACCAACTCGACCTTCTTCAACACCGACACCCCGCAGACCATCATCGAGGTGCTCAACTACCTCAACGACGACCTCAAGGTCGACGAGATGATGATCTCGCCCGCCTACGCCTACGAGAAGGCTCCCGACCAGGAGCACTTCCTCGGCGTGGAGCAGACCCGAGAGCTGTTCAAGAAGGCCTTCTCGGGCGGCAACCGGCGCCGCTGGCGGCTCAACCACTCACCCCTGTTCCTCGACTTCCTCGAGGGCAAGGCCGACTTCCCGTGCACGGCATGGGCGATCCCCAACTACTCGCTGTTCGGCTGGCAGCGGCCCTGCTACCTGATGAGCGACGGGTACGTGCCGACGTACCGCGAGCTGATCGAGGAGACGGACTGGGACAAGTACGGCCGGGGCAAGGACCCGCGCTGCGCCAACTGCATGGCGCACTGCGGCTACGAGCCGACCGCCGTCCTCGCCACCATGGGCTCGCTGAAGGAGTCCCTGCGCGCCCTGCGTGAGACCGTCAACGGAAACCGGGAGTGA
- a CDS encoding helix-turn-helix domain-containing protein, giving the protein MSSPESEDPAEQAGALPAVAPQLRALRRRAALTLEAAARAAGLSPAHLSRLETGQRQPSLPMLLALARIYGTTVSELLGERSADRDAVVRAAGMEPTRAGGWTYWQAGASGRGMQALRVHVPYGSQGDVVRVHPGEEWLHVLRGRLRLRLGDTTELLGPGDSAHFDSLTPHRIAAQDADGVELLFVHTLLQSPTATLCLGPTPSHIGETP; this is encoded by the coding sequence ATGAGCTCGCCCGAGTCCGAGGACCCGGCGGAACAAGCCGGGGCTCTTCCCGCCGTCGCCCCCCAGCTGCGCGCCCTGCGCCGCCGGGCCGCCCTCACCCTGGAGGCCGCGGCCCGCGCCGCCGGGCTGTCGCCCGCCCATCTCTCCCGTCTGGAGACCGGGCAGCGCCAGCCCTCGCTGCCGATGCTGCTCGCGCTCGCCCGCATCTACGGTACGACGGTCTCGGAACTGCTCGGCGAGAGGTCCGCCGACCGGGACGCCGTCGTCCGCGCCGCCGGCATGGAGCCGACCCGCGCGGGCGGCTGGACGTACTGGCAGGCGGGCGCCTCCGGGCGCGGGATGCAGGCCCTGCGGGTCCACGTGCCGTACGGCTCCCAGGGAGACGTCGTGCGCGTGCACCCCGGGGAGGAGTGGCTGCACGTCCTGCGTGGGCGGCTGCGGCTGCGCCTCGGGGACACCACCGAGCTGCTCGGGCCCGGTGACAGCGCGCACTTCGACTCGCTGACCCCGCACCGCATCGCGGCGCAGGACGCCGACGGGGTCGAGCTGCTCTTCGTCCACACCCTGCTTCAGAGCCCCACGGCCACGCTGTGTCTGGGCCCGACCCCTTCGCACATCGGAGAGACGCCATGA
- a CDS encoding LysM peptidoglycan-binding domain-containing M23 family metallopeptidase: MPAKGKHRRPKAHRFTRSIAVAGTGGAALALPLIGAAGAHAAPAQSVAQSASQAVPEKAVQSVPVAQKTATATTAKTYTVQSGDYLSKIADEQNVNGGWQKLYQDNRQAVGSDPSLIHPGLKLSIGKKAATGSTGSSFGSSSSSSSKSKASGAKSSSPSSSSSSSSGSSSSKAVTQAAESGTGTSGGYTLPVAGATVGTAYHTAGSMWSSGYHTGTDFVVPTGTSLKAVGAGTVVSAGWGGAYGNQVVIKLADGYYAQYAHLSQLSVSAGQTVTAGQQLGLSGATGNVTGPHLHFEIRTTPDYGSDVDPIAYLRSHGVSVG, translated from the coding sequence ATGCCCGCGAAGGGTAAGCACCGCCGTCCGAAGGCCCACCGCTTCACTCGTTCCATAGCCGTCGCCGGAACGGGCGGCGCCGCGCTCGCCCTTCCGCTCATAGGTGCCGCCGGCGCTCACGCGGCCCCCGCGCAGTCCGTCGCACAGTCGGCTTCCCAGGCCGTTCCGGAAAAGGCCGTGCAGTCCGTCCCGGTGGCGCAGAAGACGGCCACCGCCACGACGGCCAAGACGTACACCGTGCAGTCCGGCGACTACCTGTCGAAGATCGCCGACGAGCAGAACGTCAACGGCGGCTGGCAGAAGCTGTACCAGGACAACCGCCAGGCCGTCGGCAGCGACCCGTCGCTGATCCACCCCGGACTGAAGCTCTCGATCGGCAAGAAGGCCGCGACCGGCAGCACCGGTTCGTCGTTCGGTTCCTCCTCGTCCTCCTCGTCGAAGTCGAAGGCGTCCGGAGCCAAGTCGTCGTCCCCTTCGTCCTCTTCATCCTCGTCGTCCGGTTCGTCCTCCTCGAAGGCGGTCACCCAGGCCGCCGAGAGCGGCACCGGTACCTCCGGCGGTTACACGCTGCCGGTGGCGGGCGCCACCGTCGGCACCGCGTACCACACGGCCGGCAGCATGTGGTCCAGCGGCTACCACACCGGTACCGACTTCGTCGTCCCGACCGGCACCTCCCTCAAGGCCGTGGGCGCGGGCACCGTCGTCTCCGCGGGCTGGGGCGGCGCGTACGGCAACCAGGTCGTCATCAAGCTCGCCGACGGCTACTACGCCCAGTACGCCCACCTGTCCCAGCTCTCCGTCTCGGCCGGCCAGACCGTGACCGCGGGCCAGCAGCTCGGGCTCTCCGGTGCGACCGGCAATGTGACCGGCCCGCACCTGCACTTCGAGATCCGCACCACGCCGGACTACGGCTCCGACGTGGACCCGATCGCCTACCTCCGCTCGCACGGCGTCTCTGTCGGCTGA